The DNA segment AGCAAAATCTCTGTCAATGGAAAGTAGTTTCTTTCCTCTAACCAGTGCAGTTCTTTTCTAGAGTACTAGCAAAATGTTTGCCGTGCCAAAAAAGCTTACTAAAATCAAAGGGAAAGCCTGCAGTGTTTGAGTATTAATGTGGATAGCTTTagaaagacatttctgaagATGCTGTGGCTTGGcctctgtgagggtggtgagtggGTATTATAGGCTAGTCACCCACTCAGTTAAAATGTCTCCTTGGCTTTTAGCCTTTCAGACCTGTGGTGTTGCTTCACTCTTGTTAGTTAATCACAGGGTCTTCTAGTGTGTGTACTAGGTGTACTCTGGGCAGGCCCATGAGAGTAGACCCAGAAGATAGGCATTCCTGGTCAAATTTAACAGTGTGGTTTTGAAGGCTGAATTGGGCTCTTTATTAGCTGCAGAGTGGCCTTGAAGACTGTAGTAAATGGTATttggctgaagtacaaatccCCCAAGGTACTTCATGGGCTTGCCACCTATATAGAAAGTCTTAAAATAGAGGcatctgtaattttccacttgATCTTTAAAGATACAGTTGTATCAAGTCCTTTCTCTTCTGGCAGTATTTGAATGGTTGATATTGAATATGACATCTCTTGTAAAAGTAGGAGAGATTAACTGTCTATACTGCTCTTCCAGGAAAATATGTTGTGTTCTTCTTCTACCCCCTGGACTTCACTTTTGTCTGTCCAACTGAAATTATTGCATACAGTGACAGAGCCGATGAattcaagaaaataaactgtgaaGTAATTGGAGCTTCTGTTGACTCTCACTTTTGTCACCTTGCCTGGTAAGAATTGGCCTCTTAACCTAAGAGTgttctgtctggttttggttCTTGCAGGAACTGAATCCTGAGTATTGAAACTTGCTTACTAAAGTATCAAAGGCACTTGAAGTATTGGTAGCACCAAGTGCTTCTGAACAGAACTGAGGATGCTGGTTCTGTTGCCTCATGGCAAGCCAACTATGATACTGTGGAAAGGATCAGCTTCTGTTACACCTTACATGGACAGGTTAGAATTAAGTGTTTGTAACATTTGAACTGCCTTTTTTTAGGATCAACACTCCAAAGAAACAGGGAGGTTTGGGTACTATGAAAATCCCATTGATTTCAGACACAAACCGTTCCATTGCCAAACAATATGGGGTACTTAAAGAGGATGAAGGTATTGCATACAGGTAAGGTGCAAAAGGTAAACTTGCTGTTGAAGTTGTATGTTGCAATAGAGCATGTCAGGTGAACACAGCTTGTGTATATTTGAACACCTACAGCAAGCTGAAGCTGTTAGCTACTCTAGATGTAAACTGCTTCAAACTGTCAGACCACCCCTACAAGGGGGACACTGCTTAGTTCTGAGTATTTAGACTTCATGGTTTTGGTAAGCAGAAGAAATGCCTACTGCTTCCATTCAGTTACTAATCTGCACAGTGCAAGTCTCATGCAGGTGAGCTGCTGCAAACACTGGTAATGCAAGGCCTTACATAGTCAAGGCAGTGATTACAGGTATTTAGTAGTTTAAACCCAAGTACAGCTTGGGTTTTAATTAATCTGTATCTTGTTCTTGACTGTTCCCTTAAAGTTGCCCCTTAAAGGGAGTTGAACTTCTTTTAATTCTTAACATGACTTTGGAGGAATAAATGATGAGCCATtgctgggttgggtttttgAGAGCAGTGTGTGTAGTTTTTCTTTGTATATAAGAATGCCTCtccttcacttttttccttGGGCTTCTCTTCCactttgtttctctgcttgTATCTTCCTTAAATAGGAAACACTGTTTTCCTGCATAAGTGTTTTGACTTGGCTCCCATTCCTCCTAGTTCCTGCTGAATGTTAGGCTTTCAGCTGCTAATGTTCCTGTGCTATGTATATGACAAAGGCTTTAGTTTTTAGGGAGAGGTTAGTAATACAGATGTCACAACTTACTGCCATAATAGAATACTGAGCCTGAGTCTTTCAAAAGCTGCATTTAACTTCAGggctgttcttttattttttttttcttttgtggtttgttttttttagggGCCTGTTCATAATTGATGAGAAGGGGATCTTGAGGCAGATAACAATCAATGATCTTCCTGTTGGCCGTTCTGTTGATGAAACCCTCAGGCTTGTCCAGGCCTTCCAGTTTACAGATAAGCATGGAGAAGGTaagagttttcttctttctaatttTAAGTGTGTTTTTCTAGAGTATAGTATTAAAGCAGGTTAAATCAAGGTTTGCAGAAAGGCATGCAGTACATGTATTAATCACAGGTATTAAGTACATGTAGCAATCAATCTGAAATGGAGCTGGTTCGGTAAAGCTACTTGTTGAAGGACACCATAGTGCTCTTTTTCCACTTAATTGTCCATGGAGTATGTGCTGAAATACCATTTAAATCAGGTTGGTGCTCAGTGGCTCGCTGAGCACATAGTGGTTGTATCCCTTTCAATTGGATACAGAAAATACTTGAGATGGAAATTAAGAACATATAATAACTTGAGCTCCAAGGCTAAGTATAATTTAGGCTCTGCTTTCAGATTTGGTAAGTTGAGGCTGCCTGCTGACTTTTGCCCCCACTAGACATGGACACAATGTAGTGAGGGGAAGATAGATGAGGGGAAAATGGAGTCTTTGTGGCCATAGTTCAGGAATGATGATTTGCTTCAGGCTGGTagcttttctgcagtttttttttaaaaaaaaggcactgCAGATTGAAGTTTTGAAAGATTATGGAAACTGAAAATTGCTGTGTAGTTATTAGTAGTCTTTAGCTGTCACTAGTTAATGTACAGTACATGTGACTGCTGGTCACATGTAGCTTGCTTCAGAACTGGTACATCAATGGCaggttttattaaaattagCTGCAATTGTGGCTGGGTGCTAGCCTGAAGAGATTGTGTTTCACTTGTATGCCATCATCCTCTGTCAGCTGAGGACATGTCCCTAATATTTGATGGTGGAGTAGTCACATGTCATACAAGCGAAGCCTTTGGGGGTTTACTGTGCCCTGGAGTAGTCAAAAGCTGGCAAATTTTCTTCCAGAACTAGTACTGCAGTCTCATCTAAACCAGGATAGACCAGAATAAGGTGTGGAGCAATCTTCAAAAGCTGACAATACTATAGTAAGGCTGCTGGTTGTGTGTGGAGCAAGCATCGAGCTGTGCATGGCTGTATATGAGGAAGACCATGCTCGAAAAATACTGCAATTTTGAGTCCATGCAGCCTTTGCATCTTGGTAGCTTTTTGATAGCCATATAGGGGAACTAGAGTTTaacttttcctccttctccctgttAAACTGGAGGATGTAACTAAGGTTGACTTAAAGATGAGGAGAATATAGACTTGACTGGATCTGAGCAGAGAAGTGGACTGTAATCCTTATAAAGCTTTCTCATCCAGACTGCTAGAGTTGGTGTGACCTTGCTGTCAAGCTTCTGAGAAGCTTTTAAGCAGGGTGGGTGGGGATGGGTGTATGTGTAAAGGGCCCACTGTTCCATGGGCAGCCACCAAGTTCCGTGGGTGCTACTACCTAGTAAACAAATGTAAATGAGTAAAATGAACATAATGCTACACTGAGTATTTAACCTTCTGTATGTTGCAAAGATGTATACATGTTCTGAGTTGCTAGTTTGCTTTAATGTTACATAAAAAAACATGTTCTGGGGGAGCAGCTGGTAAGACTTAAAACATTCTTATCATTTCAGTGTGCCCAGCTGGCTGGAAGCCTGGCAGTGACACAATCAAGCCTGATGTTCACAAAAGTAAAGAGTATTTCTCCAAGCAGAAATAAACCTCCAGTCTGCATGGAAACTAGTATGCCTTACGTAAGGAGCAAGCATCAGTTACTGAACTTTGACTAAGTCATTGCATCTGAGTCAAGGGATCATCCTATAGGTATAagcagtaactttttttttactcgAAGGAAAGTTTGTCCTGTTGACAGTACCTTCATAGAAAATCGTAATGATCAGTATCTGTACATTAAGCCCTAATGACTTTAGTGACAATGCAGTGTATCTGGTTAGACATGTGTTGCATATAGAGCAGTGGTATCCTTTTGTAACTCTATTAAAGTTGTGGAAAGAGCATACTGTCTACTGTTCTTATGTATCACCATCAGGAGACCTGAAAGTTTGGTCTGCTGAGCTGTCTGTAGATATCTCAATTCTAAAGGCCTTTTACAGCTCTGTTAGAATGGGGATATTAATGGTTTTCATGTTGCAGTAGTAGAGTACTCTTTACACTTGCCATAACTTTGCTACTAAGAGGAGCATGGTTTGACCTTAGTCTGTCAGAGCTAAGCAATACTACAGCACCCAGAGTATGAAGCATAGAGGTAACTAACAAAGGCTGGGCATGTTTTTCATGTTCTGTGTAACAGGTCAGAACTGTGACTGTTTATGCTAAATTTCTGGGAATCGGTACTCAGTTTCAACTCACAGGAGTGGAAGACTGGCCTTTCTGAAAGCAGACTTCCCTGGATATACAGCACTTGTCCTTGGTCTCTCCCACTGCATGGAATGAGAGTGAGAATATGCCAGTTATCCATTAGCTTGTAGTTGTATGACTAATATCAAAAGAAGAGCAGCACTATAAAATCTGGCGCTTGGGTGTGCTCAGCCTTGTCTTTTATCTTTGCATTACAAAAGCATGCataatgtaaaacaaaaagcacatgACTGTGGTGTTAAGTAACATAAAGCTGTGTAGCTTCATGGTTAAAGGTGGCTTGAATAAAGTCCTGAACTTCAGAGCTGGGGATTTGGGTAAGGAGAGATTGCCTAGCAATAGAAGTGAATTAGAACCCTGTGATCTTGATGTACCTGGTAAAGACCAAACTCTTAAACCCCAATATCTTGCATGTAACTTCAGCTCCTCAAGCAGTAAACAAGTTCTGTCCTGCTTAAAGTGAGCAGTAATGAAGTTGAGGCCCAGGGCAACTTAACATGAGTCAGAAGTGAAAGTTGCATGCCTTCTACAGTTGGAAGAAATTCTCATTGCAGAAGCCTTGCTGTTGAGTATTGCAATAAACACTACAGTAGCTAATCCCCTGGGTCATGCTTAAGTGCCACAAATCTGAAGCTATATGGAAGTTTTGTTTAGTTGGATAATTTTTTGCTTTAGTGTTTAAAATTCTCATTAAGATAACAAATGAGGGTAACACTGTAGGGTGGCATTGAGAAGTAACAGGAGTGTTTATATGGGGTTCAAGGTAAGTGAATGAATACTAACCAGTttgattggaactagatgatcttaaggtcctttccaaccctaactattgtatgattttAAGATATTTGTGCTCAGCCAATTTCTTTCCTAGCAAATGAAAAGGAGTAAAACCAGTGCTAATCTAATGTAAAATGTACATGAGTCTTGTCTGGCTCTATTAGCATTGAAATGTTATGAAATTAATTACAGTTTAGAGCGTACAGTATTAGTGTGTTCACAtcttgtggaatggggcatcTGGTGTAGCTAAAGTAACTTCTGCTCTTACTCAGAAAAATTGCACCTGTTCTAATTGGGctatttttatatatctataaagaaatgctgtataatctgaagggggcctacagggatgctggggagggactgttcattagggactgtagggataggacaagggtaatgggttcaaacttaagcagcaaaggtttagattggatataaggaagaagtcctttactgttagggtggtgaggcactggaatgggttgcccagggaggtggtgaatgctccattcctggcagtgttcaaggccaggttggatgaagccttgggtgacatggtttagtgtgaggtgtccctgctcatggcaggggggttggaactggatgatcttaaggtcctttccaaccctaactattctatgatgtcCTACTAACTCCTGATAGTGTAGCAAATAAGGTTGTTCTGTGCCAAACTGAGGGCTTCTACTTTAATGATGAAGTTCAGGCCTTCACTATGATAGAAACCCCTTCTCAAATCCTTAACTGTACTCACTCTTCAGATGTTAAAACCAGAGCATTTTAAAGGAATAGTTAGTgtctgctctcctgcctgcccGTGCCGCAGTGGTTGAAGGCGCTCTCACGTTCTGCCCTTGGGCCTCCTTCACAAAGCCAGAGCAAGTCCCGCCGTGCTTGTTCCCGGCCCTCGGTCCGCAGCGGACCTGTCCTGCCACCGGTGCCTCCCGCGCTTTCCCAACGGGGGCCGCCGATTGGCTGCGGCTGGTAGCGTGGGCGGTGCTTCGCTTTGCACAGTGCCCGGGCCGCTTTCCGGCGGGAGCAGCGGCGTCCAGCGGGCTCCGCGTCGTGGCTGGGCCGGGAAGAAGCCGGGGTTGTCGGTAGTCATAGTTGTGTTCATGTGCTAATGTCTCCGTTCTGAGAAGCAGGTAATCTTGATCACTGTTTAAATAGCTATTAAGTGAGGAAAACTTCTGTGACTGAGAAAAACCTTGTGCTTATAACTGGACAGCTGCTGTCCACTGCCAGCTGGAACACAGCGACGCTACTGACAGTATGTATTTAAGTATCATAGTCACTGGTGaatggagtattgtgtgcagttctggtgtcctcaacataaaaaggacatggaactgtggtacaagcccagaggaggccacgaggatgatcaggggactggagcacctcccatatgaagacaggctgagaaagttggggctgttcagcctggagaaggctgcgtggagacctcatagcagccttccagtatctgaagggggcctacagggatgctggggagggactattcattagggactgtagtgataggacaagggtaatgggttcaaacttaaacagcaaaggtttagattggatataaggaagaagtcctttactgtgagggcagtgaggtactggaatgggttgcccagggaggtggtgaatgctccatccctggcagtgttcaaggccaggttggatgaagccttgggtgacatggtttagtgtgaggtgtccctgctcatggcaggggattggaactggatgatcttaaggtcctttccaaccttaactattctgtgattctatgataaatgtGGATATTCAAACAACCAAGAATCAAACCACCTGTGGGTTAGGAACTGTCTTTACATGTTTACACCAAATGATTTACTGTGGGAATTGatgcaattaaatatttttaagggtTTGTTTATTCTTCAGGCATGTGAGGAATTCATGGGAACGTTTGCCAAACTGTCATTTTAATGTTTCCAAGAGTAGTGTCACACACAGTATGGGTAACGCATACCACTTGTACAAATCAAGAAGAGCCTgggtttatttctttgcttaaacTTAGTTCAGATGTAACTTGGAATTTCCGGTAAATGTTATATGGTACACCTCACTCCTGGTATTGTAACATCTTAGATGGGTGTTTCTATGACATTCAAATAACTTATAAGAAACACCTTTTCATGTACCATTTTCATTACAGTTATGAACTGGTTTTGATTTCATGATCAATGGTGCTGTATTTCTCAGTAAAAACACATCAGCAACACTCAGTTTTGGTGGCAAGGGAGATAGCTGTTGCAGTGTCCTGTCCTGCTTACTGGGCTTTTCCCTGAAGGTGTACACAGCAGATGCTATTTAGAAAGGACAGAATCTTGAGTGTGATGTTTGCCCCTTTTTAATGTGAGTGATTTCATggtttttatttcccattttggCTGCTTATTATAAATATGTTGCATTCATTAGTTTCTTTATATCTCACTCAGAACACTCAGGTGAAGGGAAAAATACATCGTACAGTGTCTCTTTTGtagttgtttttatttgtaGCTGATTGCTGTGATTACTGGGGGGTGTAAAACTGGCTTGCTGCTTTGCAAAAGAACATTTTACAAGCATGGGGAAATTTTACAAGCATAAGAAGTTTCAGTCTTAAGATAAtctctgaaaaattatttgtatcAGAGAAAGACAGGAAGAGATCATTCACACATTGTTGTCACAGGCAACACACTCATCTTGGGGGGGCAGAAATAgcttaatttattaccaatcaaatcagagtaggataatgagaaataaaagcataatgTTAAGACATTTTCTCcacacccctcccttcttctcaGGTTTAACTTTACTCCCAAATTCTTTACCTTCTCTTCCCTGCTGTAGCACCGAGGAACAGGGAATGGGTCCTTTCTCCATCAAGGGGAAgactggaatattgcatccagttctgggcccctcagttcaagaaggacagggaattgcttgaaagagtccagtgcagagccacagagatgattaagggagtcaaacacctcccttatgaggagaggctgagggagctgggtctctttagcttggaggagactgaggggtgacctcatcagtgtttacaaatatgtaaagggtgggtgtcaggatgatggagctaggtttttttcagtgatatccagtgataggacaaggagcaatgggtgtaaactggagcataggaggttccatgagaacatcaggaagaacttctttactgtaagagtgatagagcactggaacaggttgcccaggggggttgtggagtctcctacattggagatattcaaggcccgcctggacaagttcctgtgtgatgtactctaggttaccctgctcttgcaggggggttggactggatgatcttttgaggtcccttccaacccttgggattaTGTgattcccctgctccagtgtggggtccctaCCCCAGGAGCCAGTTCTTCACAAACTTCTCTAACATCAGTccatcctgcagctcttcacaaaCTGCTACAGTTTGGGTgccttccatgggtgcagtcaTTCAGGAAtagactgctccagtgtggatcccttcttgtgcacccccagcctactcactcatggggtgaggagcagaaacagTTTTGACTCTGTAAGCACTGCGCAGCACTTAACAAAAATATCCCTGTGTTAtccactgtttccagcacaaatctaAAAGCCCCCCCATGCCAGCTGCTCTGAAGAAAattatcccagccaaaaccagcgCAATGctatttcaaaattaatgaTTGTGTGTTTATTTCTAGATGTTTATAAGAGCAGAAATGCTTAGTAATGGTTAAAGAATTAACAGTTACAAACCAGGTTTCTCACTGGCTTTGAAAAATACTCTGAAAAGTTACTAAATTTAAAAAGTACTAGTTTATTAACAAGTGCTCCAGTCTTTTTATCAGGCCTTTGAAGAACAAGTTGGATTACCCAACAGATCGATACAGttcaaagaacaaaagcaagtaGTTTACACTTGGCAGGTATTGCAAAATGACGCACTTTGGTTAGGAAAGCATGTTTACAAATGCTCCATGGCTGTACTTTCTTGTAATGTTATACATCAAAGCAACAGTCATGTAAAGATTTTGTTAAAGTAACTGGGTTTGTCATATTAATAGTTGGAAAAATATTATGTATATCCTCTGAAATTTTCAGTGGGTCTGGTGTTCAGTATTAGAGGACAAACTGTGTAAATACATATTCTGAAGTATCATGCTAGACAGATAAAGCATAGAGGGCTCAAGACAGAAACATCACAGTTCTACTTTGCCAAGGGTGAAATGAAGGTAAGTGCAGAAGAGTGGTGTGAAGCCACAGACTAGTGGTTCTGTCTAGCCTGTTCTAGTAGGAACATATTACACTTACCCATCAATTCAGAAAGCGTGTTAAAGCTGTCACTGTCTCTTTTGGATACAAATTAATCgtacacacagaaagaacacaGAACTAGGCAAACAAATAGGTATCATTTTTGATCATTAATATAAAAGCTTCTATTTTTAACACTACAagataaaaaaatcccagattAATTTGCATTTAACATACAGCCAGAACTGATTTTACTTTGGCTGTTCACGTCTGTGTTTCTATCAAGTCACTAGTCACTGTCTTCACCTGTAACGGTGGTGTAATTCAAACACGTCACAGAGCATAGGAGTATGATATTACAGCATGGCTTTGCAGGCCAAAGCCTGCACAAATCAAACGCCTGCATAATGAACTAATCTATGCTGCACAAACTTACGTGGCTGCAGAGAACAGGTTGCCATCATGCTGTAAGTTGTTTGCAGTTCTCTAGAACAAGAGATGTGTCTGTGTAAGCTCCTCTCGCCACACCTAGTGACGATAGGTTTGGACTTTAATGTGAAACTTGGCTCTTTCAACTGAAACTTAAATCATTGTGCATATTACGGGACACGTGTCTCAGTTTAGTCTTCCTGTGCAAGATACAATTTGACCATAGGTACATGAATATATGTGAAGTCACTAAGATTGCACAGTCCTCTGAAACTATGAGCTCAGGACATTTGTGTTCCATGTTCTACAGCACCATACTTCTGAAGTATCTGCACTGACAAATGAGAGTGATATCCTTCATCAAGAGAGAAATCTTCAATCTACACTTAATAAaacaatgtaattaaaaattgtTGTATTTTGTTAAATTTAGTGTTCACAAAAATaaggtgtttttctttgtcatttttattgctgtagtCTTTTATATTTTTGCAGAAAAGCCTGTTAAAAAAAGATTGGCTGGTCAGAACAATACTGGAAAAATGGTTATGACATGAAATTAAAACCTAAAACTAGCTAATTCCTTTGGAAAGAATAAGAGGTTTTCTGCATTCATAGAAAAAGTAAGGATTCTGCATAAATTTAAGattctttagggtttttttcaactCCCCAAATCCACCCCATCCTGTCTTTAATTTACTTGCAGGAATTCTCTTGTctcaaaacccagaaaaaaaatgaagctctCTTTCAAAATTTCCTTTAGGAAATGTTTGGGGGAAGTAAAACATATGcaactattaaaaataaatttgctcACTTACTGAATTATGtacaaaaatcaacaaaaaataagaaatgtattATAGATGTAGTATTAATGAATGATAGTTAcgtgtttgatttttttcaggaagCAGCCGTTCCAAATACTTCTATACATAAATAATAACATGTTGCAGATTGTGATAGAATAGTGATTTTAAAATTCCACTAAACTATGGCTCATTCTGTGAcaagatatttcattttttgaagTTTCCCACCATATGTCCCATTATTATGTTTTCATctaaattactgttttttctaAGGAATGTGAACATCTGTCTGTTGCAGTCACAGAGAGAAAAGTATGTTTGTGTTCCTTggttgtttctgtttcctccttGAAAACCCAGAAGGGAAGTGCTCTGAAGCAAATG comes from the Melopsittacus undulatus isolate bMelUnd1 chromosome 6, bMelUnd1.mat.Z, whole genome shotgun sequence genome and includes:
- the PRDX1 gene encoding peroxiredoxin-1, with protein sequence MSSGNAFIGKPAPDFTATAVMPDGQFKDVKLSDYRGKYVVFFFYPLDFTFVCPTEIIAYSDRADEFKKINCEVIGASVDSHFCHLAWINTPKKQGGLGTMKIPLISDTNRSIAKQYGVLKEDEGIAYRGLFIIDEKGILRQITINDLPVGRSVDETLRLVQAFQFTDKHGEVCPAGWKPGSDTIKPDVHKSKEYFSKQK